A genomic segment from Yimella sp. cx-51 encodes:
- a CDS encoding regulatory protein RecX, producing MTNPFDRDVAGPPDFVDPADLPASTRREQVEDVDPFDPGPVPSSPRRPSKRRSRRSADGDAPPRSRRQPPAPEQDPEANPYDVAKAIVLRQLTMAPRSRKQLSDKLAQRGCDPEVADAVLDRMTEVGLIDDEAYAAMLVRSQQAGRGLAKRALAQELRKKGIDDEITRATLDEVDPEAEKERARALVAKKMRSMHGLDAAVQTRRLAGMLARKGYSSSVSWSVIREAIAQADEHQRD from the coding sequence ATGACCAATCCCTTTGATCGGGATGTCGCAGGTCCGCCGGATTTCGTCGATCCGGCGGACCTGCCCGCATCCACGCGCCGTGAGCAGGTCGAAGACGTCGATCCGTTCGACCCGGGCCCGGTGCCGAGCAGCCCTCGGCGCCCCTCGAAGCGGCGGTCGCGGCGCTCGGCGGACGGTGATGCTCCACCACGCTCGCGGCGGCAGCCACCTGCGCCGGAGCAGGATCCGGAGGCCAATCCTTACGACGTCGCCAAGGCGATCGTCCTGCGCCAACTCACCATGGCCCCGCGGAGCCGAAAGCAGTTGTCCGACAAGCTCGCCCAGCGTGGATGCGACCCGGAGGTCGCCGACGCAGTGCTCGACCGGATGACCGAGGTCGGGTTGATCGACGATGAGGCCTACGCCGCGATGCTGGTGCGCTCCCAGCAAGCTGGTCGTGGTTTGGCAAAACGGGCCTTGGCGCAAGAGTTGCGCAAGAAGGGCATCGACGACGAGATCACCCGGGCCACGCTCGACGAGGTCGACCCGGAAGCGGAGAAAGAACGAGCCCGCGCCCTGGTGGCCAAGAAGATGCGGTCCATGCACGGCCTGGATGCAGCAGTGCAGACACGGCGCTTGGCTGGCATGCTCGCGCGCAAGGGCTACTCCTCGTCGGTGTCGTGGTCGGTCATCCGCGAGGCGATCGCGCAAGCAGATGAGCACCAACGCGACTGA
- the recA gene encoding recombinase RecA, giving the protein MATAATKTPVDNSANKIKSLDAVMAQIEKAHGKGSVMRLGDDVRPPIDVIPTGSIALDVALGIGGLPRGRVVEVYGPESSGKTTVALHAVANAQKNGGIAAFIDAEHALDPEYAKKLGVDIDSLLVSQPDTGEQALEIADMLIRSGSLDIIVIDSVAALVPRAEIEGEMGDSHVGLQARLMSQALRKITGALNNTGTTAIFINQLREKIGVMFGSPETTTGGKALKFYASVRLDVRRIETLKDGTDPVGNRTRVKVVKNKVSPPFKQAEFDILYGQGISREGGLIDMGVEQGFVRKAGAWYTYDGDQLGQGKENARNFLKDNPDLADELERKIKEKLGIGPKSAEAAAAREEADNVTALKEVAVDF; this is encoded by the coding sequence ATGGCAACAGCAGCAACAAAGACGCCGGTCGACAACAGCGCCAACAAGATCAAGTCGCTCGACGCGGTCATGGCCCAGATCGAGAAGGCCCACGGCAAGGGCTCGGTCATGCGACTGGGCGACGACGTCCGTCCGCCGATCGACGTCATCCCCACCGGCTCGATCGCGCTGGACGTCGCGCTCGGCATCGGCGGGCTCCCGCGTGGCCGCGTGGTGGAGGTCTACGGCCCCGAATCCTCCGGTAAGACCACGGTGGCACTGCACGCGGTGGCCAATGCGCAGAAGAACGGCGGCATCGCAGCGTTCATCGACGCCGAGCACGCGCTCGACCCCGAGTACGCCAAGAAGCTCGGTGTCGACATCGACTCGCTGCTGGTCAGCCAGCCCGACACCGGTGAGCAGGCGCTGGAGATCGCCGACATGCTGATCCGCTCCGGCTCGCTCGACATCATCGTCATCGACTCCGTCGCCGCCCTCGTGCCGCGCGCCGAGATCGAAGGCGAGATGGGTGACAGCCACGTTGGTCTGCAGGCTCGCCTGATGAGCCAGGCGCTGCGCAAGATCACCGGTGCGCTCAACAACACCGGCACCACCGCGATCTTCATCAACCAGCTGCGCGAGAAGATCGGTGTCATGTTCGGCTCGCCCGAAACCACCACCGGTGGTAAGGCACTGAAGTTCTACGCATCGGTGCGGCTCGACGTCCGCCGCATCGAGACGCTCAAGGACGGCACCGACCCGGTCGGCAACCGCACCCGCGTCAAGGTGGTCAAGAACAAGGTGTCGCCGCCGTTCAAGCAGGCCGAGTTCGACATCCTCTACGGCCAGGGCATCTCCCGCGAGGGCGGCTTGATCGACATGGGCGTCGAGCAGGGCTTCGTGCGCAAGGCCGGTGCTTGGTACACCTACGACGGTGACCAGCTGGGCCAGGGCAAGGAGAACGCACGCAACTTCCTCAAGGACAACCCCGACCTCGCCGACGAACTCGAGCGCAAGATCAAGGAAAAGCTCGGCATCGGTCCCAAGAGCGCCGAGGCGGCTGCGGCCCGCGAAGAAGCCGACAACGTGACGGCCCTGAAAGAAGTCGCCGTCGACTTCTGA